The Peptacetobacter hiranonis DNA window TATGGAGGTTATGATGGAGTATATAGTATTTGACCTAGAGTTTAATCAAGGCTTCAATAAAAAGACTAACAAGACTTTTTCAGATAATGCATGCCCATTTGAGATTATCCAGCTAGGTGCTGTCAAATTAGATAGTAATTTTAATATAATTGCAGCATTTGATACTTTTATAAAGCCTTGTCTTTATACATCTATGCATCCTTATGTGGCTAAAATTACAGGAATTTGTATGGAGGATTTAGAGAATGCTCCTACCTTTAAAGAGGCATTTAAAAAATTTACAGAATTTGTAGCAAGTGACGACCCTATATTTTGTGTATGGGGAAAAAGTGATTTAAGAGAGCTTTATAGAAATATAAAATACCACAATCTTCCAGATTTATCTCTTCCAAAATCGTACATAGACGTTCAGTACTATGCTTCTGATTTTATAAATCATACTACAGCTCAGTCTATAGGCCTTGAAAATGCTGTAATTGCCCTTAATCTTGAGGACACTGTTGCATACCACAATGCTTTAAACGATGCTTATTATACAGCTAAAGTTTTTGCATCTATTAATCCTAAAGCTATCAAGCCTAATATATACATATATACAAATTTGTCAGATAGCTCATCTTTTGGCCTAGATCCATTAGATGAGGATGTTTTTCTAAAAGAATGCGATGATTTTTCTAAAGTATTGAACAGAAATCTATCTAAAGATGAAAAGAAAATTCTTAGTATGGTGCAATTCATAAAAAACAATGTAAGCGACGAGGAAATATTGAGAAGACGCAGTTTAAAGAAAAGATTAAAAAGACATAAAAAAAGAGACAGGTAATTAATAAAATGGTCCCTATGTCAAGGACATATATAAAAAAGTCTTAAGCAGCAAGCAGCTGACTTCTATATTGAATAGGAGTCAGCTGTTTTAAATTCCACTGACAACGATCATTATTATAATAATCCATATAATCATCTATTAAACTTTTTAACTCTTCAAATGTATTGCAACTTTTATAATCTATTTCATCTTTCATATGACCAAAGAATGACTCCTGCGGAGCATTGTCCCAACAATTACCTTTTCTAGACATAGATTGACCTAAATTATATTTTTTTAACAAGTTCTGAAAAATAGTACTTGTATAATGAACTCCTTGATCAGAATGAATAAATGCATCTTTATGTAATTTGTCTGAATTTGATAACATGAGATTGTTAATAGTTGAAATAACAATATCCATTTTTAAATTCTTCGATAAATGATACGATAAAATTTCATTCGTAGAAGAATCTTTTACAGTTGATAAATATGCTGTTTTCCCATTGCCGTACGGCATATACGTAATATCAGTTAAAAGTACTTTTCCTGGTATACCTTGTTTAAATTCTCTATTCAATTTATTAGGAACTGTGTGATGTTCTTTTCTTGCTTTTCCCATACGTTTAGCTGGATTTGACTCGCGAATAGGACATTTAATTCCATATTTTTTCATTATTCTTTGAATTTTTTTTCTGTTAAATATTATATTAAATTTACTTTTTAAAATCATTTTTATTGAACGAGAACCTTTTTTGTATCCTCTGAACTTATATGCTTTAAGAATTATTTCTTTTGCTTCTAAATCCTTTTCTTCTTGTTTGCTTATTACATTCTTGTTTTTTAAATAGTTATAAAATCCAGATCTAGATACTCCTGCAACAATACATAGATGTTTTATCATTTTTTTTAAACAATATTTATTTATTACATCATTAATTAATTTGAATATTTTCACCGAAGGTAGCTTATTATTCATCACCTGCCTTTCTTCGAAGTCTAGCTTTTTTACTAGTTCTAGCTCTGCTTTAAGATATGCTATTTCAGCATCCTTCTTATCTATTATCTCTTTATCTGTTAATTTTCTTTTTCTTGGTCTTCCAGAATTATTAACTCTAGAATCATCTAGTCCCAAAATACCATTTTCTTTATATGACTTTCTCCATCGCTCGCTAGCGCATTTAATACGTTTTGCACCTATGATGTTAGTGTCAAAACCTGCTTCTTTAAATATCTGTGTTGGATTTTTTCCCTTATTGTATTCTGTTATGAAATGTATTTTAAATTCATTTGTATATGTTATTGATTTACAGCTTACATTCTTTACAAATGGATTTTTTGATAGCTCTAATGTTTCTTCTTTACTAAATTGTTTTTTACTCATAAATTACTCACCTCTATATTAAAATTATACAAAAAAAGAACCTATAGATGAAACACCTTTTTACAAGTGTCCATTCTATAGGTTCCATTTTATAAGACCTATCTCTTTTTTATTTTATTCAATTTTATTGTTCGCTATATATCGTACATTTATTCTATAACCAATTCTACTGGGCAGTGGTCAGATCCTAGTACTTCATTATGTATTTTAGCACTTACAAGTCTGTCCTTCATGCTTTCTGATGTGCAGAAATAGTCAATACGCCATCCTGCATTGTTCTTTCTAGCATTAAATCTATAAGACCACCAAGAATACATTCCCTCTGCATCTGGGTAGAAATATCTAAACGTATCTATAAATCCACTTTCTAAGAACTCAGTAAATTTATTTCTTTCTTCATCTGTAAATCCAGCATTTTTTCTATTAGTTTTAGGATTTTTTAAGTCTATTTCTTTGTGCGCTACATTTAAATCTCCACACATAACTACTGGCTTTTTAGAATCTAGATTTTTTAGATATGCTCTAAAATCATCTTCCCATCTCATTCTATACTCTAATCTTTTTAGTTCAGTCTGAGAATTAGGAGTATATACTGTTACAAAATAGAAATCTTCAAACTCTAATGTTATTACTCTACCCTCATGGTCGTGTTCGTCTATTCCTATTCCATATGCTACTGATAAAGGTTTTTTCTTAGTAAATATAGCCGTACCAGAATATCCTTTTTTATCAGCATAGTTCCAATAAGATT harbors:
- a CDS encoding 3'-5' exonuclease, whose translation is MEYIVFDLEFNQGFNKKTNKTFSDNACPFEIIQLGAVKLDSNFNIIAAFDTFIKPCLYTSMHPYVAKITGICMEDLENAPTFKEAFKKFTEFVASDDPIFCVWGKSDLRELYRNIKYHNLPDLSLPKSYIDVQYYASDFINHTTAQSIGLENAVIALNLEDTVAYHNALNDAYYTAKVFASINPKAIKPNIYIYTNLSDSSSFGLDPLDEDVFLKECDDFSKVLNRNLSKDEKKILSMVQFIKNNVSDEEILRRRSLKKRLKRHKKRDR
- a CDS encoding IS3 family transposase; this translates as MSKKQFSKEETLELSKNPFVKNVSCKSITYTNEFKIHFITEYNKGKNPTQIFKEAGFDTNIIGAKRIKCASERWRKSYKENGILGLDDSRVNNSGRPRKRKLTDKEIIDKKDAEIAYLKAELELVKKLDFEERQVMNNKLPSVKIFKLINDVINKYCLKKMIKHLCIVAGVSRSGFYNYLKNKNVISKQEEKDLEAKEIILKAYKFRGYKKGSRSIKMILKSKFNIIFNRKKIQRIMKKYGIKCPIRESNPAKRMGKARKEHHTVPNKLNREFKQGIPGKVLLTDITYMPYGNGKTAYLSTVKDSSTNEILSYHLSKNLKMDIVISTINNLMLSNSDKLHKDAFIHSDQGVHYTSTIFQNLLKKYNLGQSMSRKGNCWDNAPQESFFGHMKDEIDYKSCNTFEELKSLIDDYMDYYNNDRCQWNLKQLTPIQYRSQLLAA
- a CDS encoding exodeoxyribonuclease III, producing the protein MKFISWNVNGLRACVTKGFMDFFNEVDADIFCLQETKLQEGQIDLNPEGYESYWNYADKKGYSGTAIFTKKKPLSVAYGIGIDEHDHEGRVITLEFEDFYFVTVYTPNSQTELKRLEYRMRWEDDFRAYLKNLDSKKPVVMCGDLNVAHKEIDLKNPKTNRKNAGFTDEERNKFTEFLESGFIDTFRYFYPDAEGMYSWWSYRFNARKNNAGWRIDYFCTSESMKDRLVSAKIHNEVLGSDHCPVELVIE